The genomic segment AAGGGATGATAGGCAAGGGTATGCGCTCGCAGGCAGTGAAGGATGCCATGAAGAAGTACAAGGCAGTGTATCTGGCTGCTGTGGGTGGTGCCGGAGCACTCATCTCCAAGAGCATAAAGAAATCAGAGGTAGTCGCCTACGAGGACCTTGGTGCTGAGGCTATCTTGCGACTAGAGGTAGAAGATTTTCCTGCTACCGTCATCAATGACATCTACGGAGGGGACCTGTACGAAGAGGGGAAGGCCAAATACCACAGGAACTAAAGGGTAGTTAGCCGGAGGCGACAAGTCGGATAGAGTCCCTTCCACTCTTACCACCATCAACTCACTGAGAACCTGTGTGGGTACGGCTAGCTTTGCAAGTTGACGGTTCGGTGTAGCGATAACACGGCTCAGCGCATATCAAGTACTTTGCCTTCTTGTCCTGTGACCCGTTGCCTCCTTCTTGCTACTCCTTTTTGAGCACTATCTTACTTATACTCCCTGTGCCATTAGCCCCAGTCTCCATATCCAAGAGGCTTCAGCAGGTTGTGCCCCCTGCAAATGAGTCGCTATCCGGCTTTCACCTAACGACAAAGCCAAATTGTTCAGCGACCGCTGCCAGGAACGGTCTTCCAGTACAATTAGATTCAAGCTATCGTGCTGGTTCTCTGCGGACAGATACTTGCCGCCAGAGGTACAAAGCTCTTACAATTAACCTTGATACTGGCTGTGAGCAATCGCCTATGAATCTTTCGGTTGAACTAGCTCCCACTCACCGCCGGGGCCTGCGGTTGAAGAACCCGGTGATGAATGCCTCGGGGACATATGGCTATGGTACGGAGTACGCCTCTTTCGTGGATGTCCAGAGGCTGGGGGCTGTGGTCTGCAAGGCCACCACCCTTGAGCCGCGCGAAGGAAATCCTCAGCCTCGCCTGAGGGAGACACCGGCTGGGCTGCTGAACTCTATCGGCCTTCAGAACATCGGCGTAGAGGCCTTGATCAGGGACAAAGCTCCAATTTGGGCCTCCTGGGAGGTGCCAGTAATAGTCAACATAGCTGGCGAACAGGTGGGCGACTATGCCAGGCTAGCTTCCATGCTGGATGGGGTGGCTGGAATCAGTGGCCTGGAGGTGAACATCAGTTGCCCCAATGTGCAGGCAGGAGAGATGGAGTTCGGCACCGACCCCAAAATGGCGGCTGCCGTCACCAGGGCCGCGTTGTCGGCCACCTCTCTGCCAGTAGTAGTGAAGCTGACTCCAAATGTAACCGATATTGCGGAGATCGCCTTGGCCGTAAGCGAGGCTGGCGCCCACGCCCTGTGCTTGGTCAACACCCTGAGAGGGATGGCCATTGACATATCTGAGCGCAAACCTTTTCTGGGGAATATCTGCGGCGGGCTTTCCGGCCCAGCCATAAGACCGGTAGCCTTGCACATGGTCTACCAGGTGGCCAAAAAAGTGAAGATACCGATTGTGGGCTGCGGAGGCATCAGCTCCGCTGAAGACGCCCTCGAGTTCATTATGGCTGGCGCCAGCGCTGTCCAAGTGGGTACAGCTCAGTTCGTCAATCCCAGGGCCTTGATTGACGTCCTCGAAGGGCTGGAACAGTTTATGCTGCGGGAGGGCATAGGAGATATCTCGGAGCTTATTGGCGTGGCCCAGGGCTAGGAGATTGCTGGTTCCAGGTATGCGGAGCAACTTGGTATAATTTATATGGAAGCAAGATGAAGACGAGCATGCTGGACAAGCTGGAGACCGTGGAGCGGCGCTATGAGGAGCTGAATCAGCTCATGGCGTCCGGCTCAGGGCAATGGCAGGGCCTGGCTCAGGAGCAGGCTTCGCTTCAGCCGCTGGTTTACAAGTTCAGGCAATACAAGCAGACTGCCAGGGAACTGGAGGAAACGGAACAGCTTTTGAGAGATGGCCTGGAGCCGGAAATGGCGGTGCTGGTTAAGCAAGAGATAGAGGTGCTGAAGAAGCGCGGTGAAGATCTGATGCATGACCTCACGATTTCCCTGCTGCCTCAGGACCCCAGCAGCAGCAAGAACGCTATTGTGGAGATCCGCGCTGGGACGGGCGGAGAGGAGGCCGCCTTGTTCGCCGCTGATCTGTTTCGCATGTACACGCGGTATGCTCAGGCCAAGAGCTGGAAGACGGAGATGATTGACGCCAGCCAAAGCGACCGTGGGGGCTTTAAGGAGATTATCTTCGAAGTCAGCGGCAAGAATGCTTTCGGCACATTAAAACACGAACGGGGCGTGCACCGGGTGCAGCGCATTCCAGTCACCGAAGCCGGGGGGCGGATTCATACCTCTACGGCTACGGTGGCTGTGCTGTCTGAAGCAGAGGAGGTGGAGGTCAATATCAAACCGGAGGACCTGAAGGTGGATATCTTTCACAGCGGCGGCCCGGGGGGACAGAATGTGAATAAAGTGGCCACCGCAGTGAGGCTCACGCACATCCCCACCGGGATGGTGGTAGTCTGTCAGGATGATAGATCACAGCTTCGCAATCGAAATAAGGCGATGGCGGTGCTCCGCGCCCGCCTTTTCGATATAGAGCAGCGCAGGCAGCAGGAAGAGATCACCAAAGAGCGCCGCTCTCAGGTAGGCACCGCCGAGCGCGCCGAAAAGATCCGCACCTATAATTTCCCCCAGAGCAGGGTTACCGACCATCGCATCGGGCTGACCCTGCACAATTTGCCCGCTATTCTCGACGGAGGGCTGGATGAGCTTATTGACGCTCTGTCAGCAGATGAGCGGGCCAGACAGCTAGAGGAACTGATGGGTGAGCCTCAAAGAAGCGCTTCGCCAAGCTGAAGCCCTGATTGCTTCCCACAACATCCCTGATGCCCGGGTTGAAGCCGAATTGCTCTTGATGCACTGCCTGGGTATAGGCAAGGTCGAACTGTACACCAAACTGGATCAGCCGCTGTCTTCCTCTCAGTCTGAAAGCTTCTGGTCTCTGGTGCAGCGACGCCTTCGACATGAGCCTACAGCCTACATAGTGAAACAATGCCAGTTCTACGGGGTTGAGTTTCATGTCGATCCCCGCGTTCTTATCCCCAGGCCGGAAAGCGAGTTGCTGGTAGAGTTGGCACTAGAGTTTGCTGAGCGGGGTTTCGCACTAGGAGAGCCTTGCTTGCTGGCGGACGTCGGTACCGGCAGCGGCGCTATTGCCATAGCTCTGGCTTTGCATCTTCCCCAGGCTGAGGTCTATGCCCTGGACGTGTCAGCAGCAGCATTAGAGGTAGCTGCCACAAATTGCGCCAGACATGCGGTGGAGAAACGAGTCCATCTCCTCCTGGGGGATATGCTGCAGCCTCTTCCCCGACCGGTGCATGTTATCGTGGCCAATTTGCCCTATGTCCGCGACGCCGACCTGCCGCGCCTGGCTCCGGAGATACGGGACTTTGAGCCTGTTGTGGCTCTGGCTGGTGGCGCCGATGGATTGGCGGCGGTGCGCCGGTTGCTGCCTCAGGCCGTGAAGAAGATTATTCCTGGCGGGTTGCTCTTGGTGGAAGTTGGGGATGGGCAGGGGGCAACGGCGGCTGATTTGGCACGCCGTTGCTTTCCCACCGGCAGCATAGATTTAGTGCCTGACCTGAGTGGGACTGATCGGCTGGTGAGGGTTCAAACCTAGCACAAGGCTTCAGCTTTACTGGGTGGCTGTAAAGCTGTAGGGTGGGTGAAGTCCGCCTGAGAGTTTGTGAAGAAATGCGGGCCGTAGCTTCGGCAACTCACGATTTCCAGCTTTGAAGGGGCAATAAATTCACAGCCTCTGAGGCGGACGAAACCCACCGCAATACGTTGGGTTTGGTGGGTTCCATTTCATTTCAGCCATCCTGCTCCTAGAGTAGCTTTAGACGCGAAAGCCGAAGTCTCTAGCCGATGCCCTCCTCAGCATGAAGGGCCAAGCTTATCGGTTCTTCAATCCAGTTCCGACAGATCAAATCTCATTCCGTCTCTGGCAGCAATCACGCGGACACCTGTTTCCTCAGCCAGCCTCTTGGCTACCTCCCAGGGTCTGGCCTGCCACATGGTCATACCGAAGTGGTTCAGGATAGCCACCTTTGGCTGGAGGTTCTTGATAATCTCACCTGCCTCCGGGGCGGAAAGGTGCTCGAAAGGGCCACCTGGCTCAAACCTGACCACGTTCACGATGAGCAGGTCAGCTTTGTAGTGCTGGCAGAGTTCATCGAAGTAGCGTGTATCCACAAGACAGGAGATAGTGTGCCTGCCGCCGTTGAATACTAAGCCATAGGTCTCTACGGGGTGATGGTGACTGACAGGCGCCCGAAAAAAGATGCCGCCGACGCTATAGCTTCCCCCTTCTTTCACGACCTCGATGTGCCCCAGATAGGGACGCAGATAGCGGAGGACGACCGGGTCTTCATCCAGGGCATCTCTCGGGGCGAAGAGAACTCCTCTTTTGCGTAGACCTCCGTCAGTCATGGCTTCGATCATCACGTTCGCATCTGCAGCATGGTCGAGATGTCTGTGGGATAGGATGATGGCCTCCAGCTTGGTGGCCTTCAGTTTTCGCTTGGTAGCTTGGACCAGGGTGCCAGGACCGGGATCGAGCAATATTTCTGTGCCGCCCAGGTGGAACCAAAGCCCGCCTGAGGCCACGATCTGATTAGCTACCATCACCCGTGCGCCGGCAGTCCCGAGGAAGGTTATTGTGTCGCTTGACTCGCTCAAATACTGGCTCCTCTGGTCAGCTAACAATTTGTGTATAGTGTATCATAATGCTTCAGTGGCACGGTAAACTGAGAAAGTCATGATTGAAATAGATGGAGCTACCAAATCAGGTTCCGGCACTATCCTTCGTCTGGCTGTGGCTTTGTCTACGCTGCTAGGCCAGGAACTGCACCTATGGAATATTCGGGCCAGGAGAGATAAACCCGGACTCAGACCACAGCATCTTCAGGTGGTCACGGCCTGTGCTCAGATGTGTGGCGGCACAGTGGACGGGGCAAAGGTGGCTTCCAGGGAGATATTTTACCGGCCGGGGAAACACATAAAAGGAGGTTCCTATCAGTGGGAGATAGGCACGGCAGGCTCGACTACCATGTTAGCCATGACCCTGCTGCTGGTGGGATGCTTTGCTGACAAACCTTCTACTTTTCGGATTTCCGGTGGGCTGTTTCAAGATTTCGCCCCTCCTGCCTATCACATGCAATATGTGTTGCTTCCCACCCTGGGAAAGATGGGCATCAGTGCCGAGGTAGAGCTGAAACAGCCCGGATACGTGCCTCGTGGCGCTGGGGCTATAGAAGTTAGGATAGAACCCGTAGCAACCATGCTCAGGCCCTTGCTCCTTTCTGAACAGGGCAAAGTGAGGAAGATCGAGGGCATCGCCCTTTCCTCGCACCTTCAGGAACAGAAGGTGAGCCATAGAATGGCTGACGAATGTCGCAAGCGGCTGGGGGCAGAGGGCTACGGGGCGCATATCGAGTTGGAGTATGATACCCGGGCCGAACAGAAGGGGGCCGCCCTCAGCATATGGGCTGGAACCAGCACCGGGTGCATCATTGGTGCTGACAGGGCGGGGAGGCCGGGGAGGAGGTCAGAGGACATCGGTCGTTACGTGGCGCGCAGCCTTCTCGAGGACTTGAAGACAGGGGCGACGGTGGATAGACACCTGGCCGATCAGTTAATCCCTTACTGCGCTCTGGCTCAGGGGATGAGCCAGTACGTCATACCACAGACAACAGATCATGTGGAAACGAATCTCTGGCTGGTGGGAGAGATTCTGGGGGCCAAAACGGAGTTGGAGAGAAACCGCGTCAAGATTGACGGGATTGGCTATCGGCCAGCACTTCGATGACCTTGGACAAGATACGAAAGCGAAGGGGGCAGTCCCCGAGCAGGCAACTCACAGGGAGACGACCTTCTCTGCTCTCAGCAGCTTGTCGGCTATGGTGTACATATCGGACACCTGACCAACTCCTACCTTGTCCGTCAGTTGTAGGTGCATGAGGCAGGTGCCACAGGTCAGGATTTCCATCCCTTCCTGCTCCAGGCGGCGCAGTTCCTCCAACACCAGAGAATCGCTGGTGGCCAGCCTCACACCGGTGTTGACCAGAATGAGAGTCTCCGGCCTTGACTTGAAGCTACCCAGGGTATGAAGGAATTTCTGCATCAGGATGCTGCCCAACTGCTGATTTTCTCCTCTGCCTAGAAACTCAGAGGCAATGAACAATACTGTGCTAGTGGCAGTCGAGCGAACTTCCCCAAGCGGCTTGGCCCCAGCCTTCGTTAGCGTCAGGTAGATGCCGTCACCTTTTTGCTCTACGGTCACCTGGCAACCCTGGTTCTTCCCCAGCCGGGATACATTGTTGCGAGCGGTCTCATTGTCCACGATGGTGACTACTTCATCGGCCTCCTCTAAGGCCTTCATGGTGAGCGTCACCGGTTGCGGGCAAGAGAGAGTCCTGGCATCAATAACCTTGGCCATCGGTTGTCCTCCTCACCGGCGAATCATCTCCAGAAAGGCATCGATCCTGGTCCTCAATTGTCCCATATCCCCCTCACCGTAGTCGGTCTCCAGGCGCAGCAGAGGTATGCCTTCCTTTCTCAAGGTCTTCTCCACTTTGATACCCTCATAGGCGTAGGTGTGGCAGAACTGGAGGTTGTAGTGCACCACACCATCCGCCTGGTATTCCTTGGCGAGCCTCACGATGTCGTCAAGACGCTCGGCATTGGGGGTAAAACAAGCACAGTGAATATGCATGTACCGCTCAGCGATAGCCTTAAGCTGTTCTTCCACTGTACCCCCAACCTCAGGAACGAGATCACTGAAGGCCCTGGTACCAATACACGATTCCTCACAGACGACGGCAGCGCCGGCTGTCTCCAGGATATGATGCAGTTTCCAGTTAGGGATGGCCATGGGGCTGCCCGAAACGAGGATGCGCGGAGCACCCGCCGGAAATACCCCTTCTCCAGCAGCAACACGCTTCTCTAATTCTTCGGCAAGAGCATTCACCTGCTGGGTGCAGCGGCCCACATCATCGTAGAAGGATACCTGGGTCACCAGCAGGGCATCCTTGCCGCTGATGGGTACTGGGCGGGCCTTGCGGGTGTTGTACAGGCGCTGGAGGGCGCGACGGCGATCGTTAACCGCCTTCGTGGCGCGTGCCAGGCTGTCGGCGGTAATCTTGTTGCCGGTCAGTTTCTCTATGACTTCCTTGAAGGCCATTATCTCTGTCAGCCACAAGTTTTGGCTGCCTGGGTTCTTCTTGTTTGGCACCTCCATGACATAAACAGGATGGTGTTCAGAGAGGAGTTCGAACATCTTCTTCTTGCCATCACAGGTTGTCTCGCCCACAATGAGATGGCTTGTCTGTACATAGGGACAGATGCGACCGAGCTTGAACCCGAAGGAGGACTTGATAAGAGGGCAGGTATCCCGTGGCAGGAGCTGCTCGGCTATGGGTACGGAAAACTGCGCTCCAGCGCATAGCCCCACTGGAACAGCGCCGGCAGCCAGGACGATTTCCTCGGGGACGAAGACGCAGTAGGTAGCCACTACTTTGTTGCCGTCAATGGCTTGCTGTCTCAGTTCCCGTACCCGGATGCCGTGAATATCCCCTACCACGAAGTCGAAGAAGCCCATGCCCTGGGGGCGGTTCTTCTGTGATAGGTGCCACTCCTTATAAATGGGCGGCAGGGCATTCATAAGCGCATCGTGTCGCTCCATATCGATTCCCAGTTCCTTCCACATCTGGCGGTTATCGTCTGCCATTGTTCGCTCTATACTCCTTTCATTACGTAACACTGACTTGATTAAATTATATCATAACCAAATATTGCTGTGCACATAAGTAATATTTATAGCACGTCGGGCAACCAATAACGCCATCCCAGGCTCATGGCTTCCATAAACTGAAGTCCCATAATCAGGTTACACAAGACTTCTTGTAGCTATGAAAAGGCCGGGCAGAAGGAGGGATCGGATCAGGATGGAGAAGTAGCCCAAAAGCACTCATGGGCGTTTGTATGCCCATCGAGGGGGCGGATGGGAGTCGAACCCACCACAGCATCTTGGCCAGAGCCGCGCCCGGTTTTGCAGACCGAGGGGAACCCGGTTCCACCGCCCCCGCCTGTCCTGGATTCGGCCCTGCTCTCCAGGAAGGCTGGCCTAGAATCTATATTCATGAAATTTGTTCTACTAAAATCAGGCAACGGGGGCAAACCTCGCACACGAATCTCGATGACTGTTATTTTTTCGGCTGTAAGAGATACCAATACATCGCCAGGCGTATTCCATGAATGCAGTTGGCAATTGGCCCGTGATTTGCCATACTTTGGTAACAAGTGTTGCTTATGTGTCGTTCATTGTGCAGAAGGGTTAGATTGATTCTAACATAAACAGTACTTTGAGGCAAGCAAAGAGATATTTATAGCCGTACAGGAGGCAAGCATGAACCTCGATTATCTAAGGACCTACCTGGAGGTAATCAGGCTGGGGAGTTTTTCGGAAGCTGCCAAGAAGTTGTCTATCACCCAGCCCGCAGTCTCCTTCCAGATTCGGAAGCTGGAGCGTGAACTTGGCCTTCGTCTCATTGATCGGGGGCAGAAGTCGCTCACCCTGACGGATGCCGGCAAACGCCTCCTCCGTTTTGCCAAGGCGGTTGAGACGGAGCAGGCACGCCTACTGGCTGATCTTGACCGGTTGCGGGAGGAGGTTACAGGTGAAATCGTTATCGCCGCCAGTACCATCCCTGGAGAAATCTTCCTGCCCCCTGTCCTGGGTGAATTCAAAGCACTGCATCCCTCGGTAATGGTTCGGCTGGAAGTCTCCGATTCGATCGCGGTCATCGAGGCGGTACGTGCTGGTTCCCATGAGTTAGGGTTCTGCGGTGTCGCCCCCGGGGCTAAGGAACTGGAGTGCTTCAAGGTAGCGGAGGACGAAATAGTTCTAATTACCTTCCCCGGGCATCCCTTAGCTCAGCGCGATGAGATTTCGCTTCGAGAGCTGGAGGGCGAACTGCTTATCCTGCGTGAGGATAGTTCTGGCACACAGCGAAATCTGAAATCCCTCCTGGCCAAACATGGTGTTGACCCTGGCAAATGGTCGCCCAGTCTGGTCTTGGGTACGAGCCAGGCTGTAGTAGCAGCGGTGGAAGCTAAGGCTGGTATCGCCTTCGTGTCGAACCTGGCCATCAAGAAGAGCCTGGCGCTCGGGCTGGTCAAACAAGTGCCAATTAGAGGGCTAAAGCTCAATCGGAACTTCTACTGTATCTATCGCCGCGAAAGAATTGTCTCCCGCCTGCTCAGTGAGTTCATCACCTTCATTCGATCCAGAGCGCCGCAAGCTTAAAGCCGAATGGAGCAATTAGTGAATGGATATAGTCAGTCGGGTTGAGTTAGGGCCAAGAACCTCGAAGATGGACGTTGCTCAGGACTAGAATCCCCCCTGCCTATCTGTCTTTCGAAAATCTACGGATTCGACAGAGGCAACCGCAATTAGGTCTCCCACGGAAGAGGTGGTATAATAGCGGTAGCTTATCGCAGGGGATTGAGAGGTCAGTATGGTACAAGGTACTCTCCTCGATACGGAAAAGAAGATCACCTCCATTCTGAAGGTCTTGAGCGAATCTTCTGAGCCACTGGGATCGATCACCATAGCCCGGGAACTGGAGCGACATGGCGTTTTCCTTAGCGAAAGAGCCGTTAGATATCATTTGAGAATAACAGACGAGCGAGGCTATACTCGGCCCATGGGCAGAGATGGCAGGATGATTACCCCGAGGGGACTCGAAGAACTGCGGATTGCATTAGCACCCGATCAGATTGGCTTCATTCAAGACAGGCTTGAGCTATTGGCTTTTCAGACTACGTTCGACCCACGAAAGCGAACCGGGCAGGTCCCCGTCAACACCTCACTCATCGAAAAGGGTAAGTTCAAGAAAGCTCTTGGGGTCATGAGAGAGGCGTTCAAAGCTGGCCTATGTGTCAGTGAACTGGTGGCAGTGGCACTGGAGGGGGAGAAGTTGGGCGACGTGGTCATACCGAGCGGGAAAGTCGGCTTTGCTACGGTGTGTGGTGTGACTATAAACGGGGTCCTGTTGAAAGCTGGTATCCCGATGGAATCCAGACTTGGTGGTGTGCTTGAAATCAGGGATTCGACGCCAAGGCGCTTTGTGGCCGTAATCACGTATGGAGGTACGTCCCTGGATCCCTCTGAGCAATACATCCGCGCCAGGATGACTAGCGTAGGGGAAGCTGCCAGAACCGGCAGTGGCAGAATACTGGCCAATTTCCGCGAAATACCGGCACCAGCCAGATCAGTAGTCGAGGAGACCATTGCCAGGCTTAAGGAGGCTGGCGTCGGTGGGGTCTATCTCCTGGGCAATACCAGTGAGCCCGTTTGTCAGATTGCCGTAGGCATGAACCGGGTTGGCATGGTGCTACTCGGTGGGCTCAATCCAGTGGCCTCAGCGGTGGAAGCAGGGATCGAAATTGACAATATCGCTGAAAGCGGCATGATTGACTTCCAACGCCTAACCAGTTTTTGGCAACTGTCGGCTGAACTACCTGGCTAAAGAGGTTTCCCCCCGAAACCTGCTACACGTTCCTCTGTTTTGAGCTTACCAGAAGGCCGACGCTCCTGGTTTTGCTTGTCTTTCCTTATGACGAAACCCTGCTCCCACAGTAGCTGGGAGACGCAAGATAGTGTGGCCGACTAACGCAAGGGCGCTCTCGAAGCCTTCGCCTTTGCTATAGGGAATAGATCAAGGGCCTCTGCCGACGGTATTGAGTGAGAGGCGTCCATCTTCTCCGCTTCTGAATTGACATCTCCACCGTTTGAGACAATAGGCCATAGCTTCCAAAAGCTCCGAAGATGACCATAATTGACTACGGAGGTCAGACCAGTATCCTCCGCTTCTAGGCCTGATGATTAGCCCATGCAGCGACCAAAGTGGTGCCGGAGGGGATAAACGATGGATTCAGGCAGTGGGTTTCAAGGTGTCTGCTCTACACTGTGGTACTCTAAGCACAGAAACAGCTTGACTTGTTGACGTCAACAGTGCGGGGGCTCGCGCTCAGACTCGCGCGAGCAGACTATCAGAAGCCTGTGCTGAGACCTATGTCTACCACGATGCCTTGGCTTTCGCTGGCCTGATGCAGGCGGCCGACATGGGGGATTCCAGAGACATAGGCTGGTATGTTTTTCCGTCGAGAAGAACACTAACCCCTCTCTCTTCCGCTGCTATACACCAGCAGCAGAATACCCAGGATGATGAATACTATCGGCCATGCCCTAACAGAGCCGAACCACCAGGAAAACCCCAAGTCCGCCAGAAACAGGATTACCCCGAGGGCGATAAGGACAACACCCAGGAAATAAGCCGAACCATGCCGTGTTATCTCTCTACCCTTACTGCCGGCTTCCGTGGCTGCCTGCTTGAGATCCTCAATGTTCTCCTTCACCGCCTCCTTGGCAGACAGGTTCGCATTGGAGGCCGACGGCGTGATTATCCACAGGACTATGTAGGCCACAAGGCCGAGAAAAACACCCAACAAGAAGGTTACGAGCACAAAGACCACCCGCACCAGAACGGGGTCTGTTCTGAAGTATTCTGCCAGCCCTCCGCAGACGCCGCCCAGAAGCCGATCCTTTTCGCTGCGGTAAAGCCTGCGCTGCTTCTCCATATTCCCGCCTCCTTTGCGAGCTTAGCCCAAGCCCAGCAGAGCCTCCGTCAGTGGGCCCATCTCCATCTGGAATTGAGTCCACATCCGCCCGTTGGAAAGCCCTCCATCGACAATCAGATTGTGGCCGTTAACAAAGCCCGATTCGTCGCTCGCCAGCCACAGAGCCGCCAGAGCAATGTCCTCCGGAAGCCCAGCTCGCCTGATGGGCTGGAAGGTTGCCAGGACGTTTCTCACCCGCTCGAGCCTCTGGGCGAAATCCTCAGGAGTCAGCCCGGCCGCCTTCTGAAAAATAGGCGTGGCAATAAACCCTGGGGAAATACAGTTCACCCGTATGCCGCTCTCCCCCAACTCCATGGCCACGGAGTGAGTCAGGTGGATAACGGCCGCCTTGGCAGCACTGTAGATGTGATCACTCTCAACGACTCGAACGCCGGCGATGCTGGCCGTGTTGATGATACTGCCCCCACCCTGGCGTTTCATCACCGGTGCAGAATACTTCATGCCCAGAAACGGCCCCCGGATGAGGAGGGCCACAGTGCTATCAAAACCGTCGGTGGGTATGTCTTCAATTGGCCCCATGGGGCCGCCAGCGCCAGCGTTGTTCAACAAGCAGTCCAGTCGCCCGAAATGTTGCACGGCGCAGTCGACCATGGCCTTCACATCGCTTTCCTGTGTCACATCCGTGTGAAGGTACGTGGCCTTCGCTCCTAGTTCCTTCGCCAGGCTTTTTCCTTTGTCATCTTGAATATCTGCCATCATTACTCTGGCCCCTTCTTTGACAAACAGCCGCACTGTAGCCTCACCTATGCCGCTGGCTCCACCTGTGATTACTGCCACTTTGCCATCGAGCTTTCCCATATTTCTCCTTCCTTTCATCTCCTTTGGTCTTGCGCTATAGCTTCAATCAAGGGCTTATATCTCCCCTACATTCCACCCCCACTTCTTATGAACGCCGTTCCCCTCCTTTAATATACAGCAATCTTAGCCAGCGAAATAGCCCCGATTTCCCCAGCTAAGACGCCACCGAAATGGGCCCGAATCAGGCTCTTGTGAATATCGTCCTCAGCTATTTGACATCCAGCAGTGGCGGGGATCATCATTAGTTCAAACTGTTTTCGACGCCCAGCGTGTCTTGATCAAGGATTGAAATGAGAAGTCCCGTATCCTACCGTTCCCTCCGCGTCTGGCAGCGGAACCGCGATGTTTTCTTCAAGCTTTGGCGCACCGAGGTGCCCGGCTT from the Chloroflexota bacterium genome contains:
- a CDS encoding dihydroorotate dehydrogenase, with product MNLSVELAPTHRRGLRLKNPVMNASGTYGYGTEYASFVDVQRLGAVVCKATTLEPREGNPQPRLRETPAGLLNSIGLQNIGVEALIRDKAPIWASWEVPVIVNIAGEQVGDYARLASMLDGVAGISGLEVNISCPNVQAGEMEFGTDPKMAAAVTRAALSATSLPVVVKLTPNVTDIAEIALAVSEAGAHALCLVNTLRGMAIDISERKPFLGNICGGLSGPAIRPVALHMVYQVAKKVKIPIVGCGGISSAEDALEFIMAGASAVQVGTAQFVNPRALIDVLEGLEQFMLREGIGDISELIGVAQG
- the prfA gene encoding peptide chain release factor 1; protein product: MLDKLETVERRYEELNQLMASGSGQWQGLAQEQASLQPLVYKFRQYKQTARELEETEQLLRDGLEPEMAVLVKQEIEVLKKRGEDLMHDLTISLLPQDPSSSKNAIVEIRAGTGGEEAALFAADLFRMYTRYAQAKSWKTEMIDASQSDRGGFKEIIFEVSGKNAFGTLKHERGVHRVQRIPVTEAGGRIHTSTATVAVLSEAEEVEVNIKPEDLKVDIFHSGGPGGQNVNKVATAVRLTHIPTGMVVVCQDDRSQLRNRNKAMAVLRARLFDIEQRRQQEEITKERRSQVGTAERAEKIRTYNFPQSRVTDHRIGLTLHNLPAILDGGLDELIDALSADERARQLEELMGEPQRSASPS
- the prmC gene encoding peptide chain release factor N(5)-glutamine methyltransferase, which encodes MSLKEALRQAEALIASHNIPDARVEAELLLMHCLGIGKVELYTKLDQPLSSSQSESFWSLVQRRLRHEPTAYIVKQCQFYGVEFHVDPRVLIPRPESELLVELALEFAERGFALGEPCLLADVGTGSGAIAIALALHLPQAEVYALDVSAAALEVAATNCARHAVEKRVHLLLGDMLQPLPRPVHVIVANLPYVRDADLPRLAPEIRDFEPVVALAGGADGLAAVRRLLPQAVKKIIPGGLLLVEVGDGQGATAADLARRCFPTGSIDLVPDLSGTDRLVRVQT
- a CDS encoding MBL fold metallo-hydrolase — its product is MVANQIVASGGLWFHLGGTEILLDPGPGTLVQATKRKLKATKLEAIILSHRHLDHAADANVMIEAMTDGGLRKRGVLFAPRDALDEDPVVLRYLRPYLGHIEVVKEGGSYSVGGIFFRAPVSHHHPVETYGLVFNGGRHTISCLVDTRYFDELCQHYKADLLIVNVVRFEPGGPFEHLSAPEAGEIIKNLQPKVAILNHFGMTMWQARPWEVAKRLAEETGVRVIAARDGMRFDLSELD
- the rtcA gene encoding RNA 3'-phosphate cyclase; the protein is MIEIDGATKSGSGTILRLAVALSTLLGQELHLWNIRARRDKPGLRPQHLQVVTACAQMCGGTVDGAKVASREIFYRPGKHIKGGSYQWEIGTAGSTTMLAMTLLLVGCFADKPSTFRISGGLFQDFAPPAYHMQYVLLPTLGKMGISAEVELKQPGYVPRGAGAIEVRIEPVATMLRPLLLSEQGKVRKIEGIALSSHLQEQKVSHRMADECRKRLGAEGYGAHIELEYDTRAEQKGAALSIWAGTSTGCIIGADRAGRPGRRSEDIGRYVARSLLEDLKTGATVDRHLADQLIPYCALAQGMSQYVIPQTTDHVETNLWLVGEILGAKTELERNRVKIDGIGYRPALR
- the yedF gene encoding sulfurtransferase-like selenium metabolism protein YedF gives rise to the protein MAKVIDARTLSCPQPVTLTMKALEEADEVVTIVDNETARNNVSRLGKNQGCQVTVEQKGDGIYLTLTKAGAKPLGEVRSTATSTVLFIASEFLGRGENQQLGSILMQKFLHTLGSFKSRPETLILVNTGVRLATSDSLVLEELRRLEQEGMEILTCGTCLMHLQLTDKVGVGQVSDMYTIADKLLRAEKVVSL
- a CDS encoding 2-hydroxyacyl-CoA dehydratase; this encodes MADDNRQMWKELGIDMERHDALMNALPPIYKEWHLSQKNRPQGMGFFDFVVGDIHGIRVRELRQQAIDGNKVVATYCVFVPEEIVLAAGAVPVGLCAGAQFSVPIAEQLLPRDTCPLIKSSFGFKLGRICPYVQTSHLIVGETTCDGKKKMFELLSEHHPVYVMEVPNKKNPGSQNLWLTEIMAFKEVIEKLTGNKITADSLARATKAVNDRRRALQRLYNTRKARPVPISGKDALLVTQVSFYDDVGRCTQQVNALAEELEKRVAAGEGVFPAGAPRILVSGSPMAIPNWKLHHILETAGAAVVCEESCIGTRAFSDLVPEVGGTVEEQLKAIAERYMHIHCACFTPNAERLDDIVRLAKEYQADGVVHYNLQFCHTYAYEGIKVEKTLRKEGIPLLRLETDYGEGDMGQLRTRIDAFLEMIRR
- a CDS encoding LysR family transcriptional regulator, which produces MNLDYLRTYLEVIRLGSFSEAAKKLSITQPAVSFQIRKLERELGLRLIDRGQKSLTLTDAGKRLLRFAKAVETEQARLLADLDRLREEVTGEIVIAASTIPGEIFLPPVLGEFKALHPSVMVRLEVSDSIAVIEAVRAGSHELGFCGVAPGAKELECFKVAEDEIVLITFPGHPLAQRDEISLRELEGELLILREDSSGTQRNLKSLLAKHGVDPGKWSPSLVLGTSQAVVAAVEAKAGIAFVSNLAIKKSLALGLVKQVPIRGLKLNRNFYCIYRRERIVSRLLSEFITFIRSRAPQA